One window of the Anoplolepis gracilipes chromosome 9, ASM4749672v1, whole genome shotgun sequence genome contains the following:
- the LOC140669475 gene encoding uncharacterized protein isoform X3: MFRARFQQKQLQEKEQKLLQLYDQQQQRAYQVVQRGSAGSNSSNHGSTATRTTSTTHTTSTSQGGKVRQMFDERRQTTVKGIDRSYPLEPLENKSRKQTNTNSLTQRNGNSIVNRQSVNVKRVTRADVNSNVNGGKPVVSYHEEILRESFGPSVRRHDDEDEYGVENRVATFANGYYRHEADNEQEEILDRETAERNRMMAKIHLMGYDESLKHPVRNDLENEEFPEYLMVDVPDRLPKRNVTKKLSQAEARLERFKNANAKRSNMPKQLTSTSNVIKKRSEQTISTRSNSGRSEIAGTSSTGTRSGSSRISDRNQRILENVKNFLPTETRVDKISKRQKENSNIEIFNGRDSSQSFFKRPIRAENTWIYPRKASNGFKSLTADGKIFIRRSMRPQYFCKESERSGTIMSIDRKSDSSGSPLFDQKTIRKQSKSPHFFLSESERSRTISESKSPIWNIGVSLKRSTSPQYFHHESKQSETTVSSNQETIDRGILKKQHTINSDKKLQTSLDRKTSFKLPLYDREILKKRNTSPQFFSKESEQSGTTMSIDRKSDSSESPLFYQETLRKSPHFFFNESEQSRTTSESKSPGWEREISSRQSTSPQYLREFKRSETAMSTDRETKGSESSEWNKEILIKRDTTDFNKKLRISDTSLDRKTSSKSPLYEGEILKKRSISPQFFCKESERSGTTMSIDHKINKSKSPSYNQKILKQSTTPILSNVDRQYDESKSSETIRKKREKHIASPQFFCKESEKSATTMLIEPRSSSSDSSKNILKQRSYTPDVSYKRSMKPLLSVNKINSVHSRRSPNPSIVKHETKKSLKKDEIPSIVTESRRSSRISETSAASTNSIVSLKYGLEFDNILQSAGLVRKFIKSQNGKQREVRKSPPKQNIKNVNASIAKNNQLKNRYKTSSPFQKASSPFRAIENRKRATPESPRKSITPTEVDMEIQEIIMTDHRIEHNKLQKVASPILRPQIDGTYTKFSDKTKFKTSYTYPVRKIQKQRASILKSNVFKSKENYPAKNKGLKNYQTYRERSKESAISLNKLDCNPVNKISQRIITRPKQDENRMSKVKTSQTQEQTWSKSVKNQADDTAFPFGKHEDRQYSTLQSSKQTRDRSTEIHISKAKSPDSSRERKYSDDIVLSLRDPEERSGGTRTEFDQLRNLHSARLVQDSLKEKNLSASDECNRKRTENKNEDVAVNEVDAGIDVKYRSIAETALNEEIKDYRKITRPNSTDQSSGKNIILQGTRASSNTSKETKKEYGIQHDIKSRISPRITPLRKTAKISHNADASKILPSQRVASKMNQNSTSKFLINTVKGHKNKSALIAKKSTNSFNKAIVKYKIEKSEDTTRELSKILTLNCRENKSEKDFERMDSVESALKRFDSIGVEYERSGPTRASPEISLQMMDVQTKSSVKQAITPAGSTLIPSEITDNTVLKSTAKSPVNKDLTIENYLRKNDLKISSKKICSSKKLEKRSGNTSQNKKSTQTRSPTCKRRLFESDSGKEIQDSNYAKMRKKENYSPVSFRFHKNKEISKFKSSKKDAKESKKLQEMPMFSVKPLRSIEDIRKSIDNEANKIIPIKESRSAIANRRSVSRQDVDARRSISATDAAKNVFLGDDPARLTKAKSCVSRIMKSPSPDSATRKHHETNTRATRGSAPSSPSKSPDIASKYGSAEPKNQEAKPLRKSAIAKGTDSTGSKAATVEVVDTIDDVALQNGSLYDSTTKKSDAFMIDFDDQSAKEGDLVPSKKSPQKKSSSNKQQTVSSASERPTSSVSSNSSASLTHGQVSSTKNKMTTRTKAPTSGGSQTKGPFSARSTGNSADNLVACKMCGRTFADDRIGYHEKVCVKVVNTKRKKFDAMTFRIKGTELEPFAKKSLNKKQETKKPQLKSDWRRKHEDFINTIRSAKQLQAHMAAGGNLKDFPPPPPSDTSDYIQCPHCNRKFNQAAAERHIPKCETMLHNKPAHLRAARPRR; the protein is encoded by the exons ATGTTTCGT GCCCGCTTCCAGCAGAAGCAACTGCAGGAGAAGGAGCAGAAGCTGCTGCAATTGTACGACCAGCAGCAGCAGCGAGCCTATCAGGTGGTGCAACGGGGTAGCGCGGGGTCCAACAGTTCTAATCACGGTTCCACCGCAACTAGAACGACGTCGACAACTCATACGACCTCGACCTCGCAAGGTGGTAAG GTGAGGCAAATGTTCGATGAGAGGCGGCAAACCACCGTCAAAGGAATCGACAGGAGTTACCCGCTGGAACCGCTCGAGAACAAGTCGCGGAAGCAAACGAATACGAACAGTTTGACGCAAAGGAACGGAAATTCGATAGTGAATCGACAATCCGTCAACGTGAAACGTGTAACGCGCGCGGATGTCAACAGTAATGTTAACGGCGGCAAGCCCGTCGTTTCCTATCACGAAGAAATTTTACGCGAGTCATTCGGACCATCCGTACGTCGTCACGATGACGAGGATGAATACGGCGTCGAGAATCGCGTCGCCACGTTCGCTAACGGATATTATCGTCACGAAGCTGATAATGAG CAAGAAGAAATATTGGATCGGGAGACGGCGGAGAGAAATCGCATGATGGCGAAGATCCATTTAATGGGATACGATGAGAGCCTAAAACATCCCGTGAGGAACGATTTGGAAAATGAGGAGTTTCCGGAATACCTCATGGTGGATGTGCCCGATAGGCTTCCGAAGAGAAACGTCACGAAAAAATTGTCTCAAGCAGAAGCGCGACTCGAACGATTCAAAAACGCAAATGCCAAAAGGAGCAACATGCCGAAACAATTAACTTCAACGAGCAACGTGATAAAAAAACGATCGGAACAAACGATCTCGACAAGATCGAACTCCGG ACGGAGTGAGATTGCCGGAACTTCCTCAACCGGCACGAGAAGCGGAAGTAGTCGGATCTCAGATCGCAATCAAAGGATTCtcgaaaatgtgaaaaattttctgccGACTGAAACTCGCGTCGATAAAATAAGTAAGAGACAAAAGGAAAATTcgaatatcgaaatatttaatggaCGCGACAGTTCGCaaagttttttcaaaagaCCTATAAGAGCAGAAAATACTTGGATTTATCCTAGAAAAGCTTCAAATGGCTTTAAATCACTAACGGctgatggaaaaatatttataagacgTAGCATGAGAccacaatatttttgtaaagaatCGGAACGATCTGGAACAATTATGAGCATTGATCGAAAATCTGATTCGTCAGGTTCACCATTATTTGATCAAAAAACGATAAGAAAACAAAGTAAAAGTCCGCATTTTTTCCTCAGTGAATCTGAACGATCTCGTACAATAAGTGAATCTAAATCACCGATATGGAATATAGGAGTTTCATTAAAACGAAGCACGAGTCCgcaatattttcatcatgAATCCAAACAATCCGAAACAACTGTGAGTTCTAATCAAGAAACCATCGATCgaggaatattaaaaaagcaacATACAATTAATTCCGATAAAAAGCTTCAAACAAGTCTCGATCGAAAAACTTCGTTTAAATTGCCGTTATATGACagagagatattaaaaaagcgAAACACCAGtccgcaatttttttctaaagaatcCGAACAATCTGGAACAACTATGAGCATTGATCGAAAATCTGATTCTTCAGAATCACCgttattttatcaagaaacATTAAGGAAAAGTCcgcattttttcttcaatgaaTCTGAACAATCTCGTACAACAAGTGAGTCAAAATCACCGGGATGGGAGAGAGAAATTTCATCAAGACAAAGTACAAGTCCACAATATCTCCGTGAATTTAAGCGATCTGAAACAGCTATGAGTACTGATCGAGAAACTAAGGGATCTGAATCGTCAGAATGGAATAaggagatattaattaaacgagATACGACCGATTTCAATAAGAAACTTCGAATCTCAGATACAAGTCTTGATCGAAAAACTTCATCTAAATCGCCATTATATGAaggagaaatattaaaaaagcgaAGTATCAGTCCGCAATTCTTTTGCAAAGAATCTGAACGATCTGGCACAACAATGAGTATTgatcacaaaattaataaatctaaatcgCCATCAtacaatcaaaaaatattaaaacaaagcACAACTCCAATATTGTCAAACGTTGATCGACAATATGACGAGTCTAAATCATCGGAAACGATTCGCAAAAAACGTGAAAAACACATTGCAAGTCCGCAATTTTTCTGCAAAGAATCCGAAAAATCTGCTACAACGATGCTGATCGAACCGAGATCGAGTTCATCAGACtcctctaaaaatatattaaaacagcGCAGTTATACTCCAGATGTTTCTTATAAACGATCCATGAAACCTTTACTGtcagttaataaaattaattccgtACACAGTAGACGTAGTCCGAATCCTTCAATCGTCAAAcacgaaacaaaaaaatctttaaaaaaggaCGAAATCCCTAGCATTGTTACAGAATCTCGCAGATCATCAAGGATTTCGGAAACCTCCGCAGCATCGACCAATTCGATTGTAAGTCTGAAATATGGCTtagaatttgataatattttgcaatcagCAGGACTTGttcgtaaatttataaaatctcaaAATGGAAAACAACGCGAAGTCCGTAAATCTCCTccgaaacaaaatattaaaaatgtaaacgcttcgattgcaaaaaataatcaattaaagaATCGATATAAAACTTCATCACCTTTCCAAAAAGCGAGTTCTCCATTTCGAGCTAtcgaaaatagaaagagagctACGCCAGAATCGCCTCGCAAAAGTATTACTCCAACAGAAGTCGATATGGAGATTCAAGAGATTATTATGACCGATCATCGTATCGAacacaataaattacaaaaggtTGCGAGCCCAATATTGAGACCACAAATTGATGGAACGTATACAAAATTCAgcgataaaacaaaattcaaaACCTCATATACCTATCCCGTTCGCAAAATACAAAAGCAGAGAgcatctattttaaaatcaaatgtcttcaaatcaaaagaaaattaccctgcaaaaaataaaggattaaaaaattatcaaacgtACCGAGAACGTAGCAAGGAAAGCGCGATCAGTCTGAATAAGCTTGATTGTAAtcctgtaaataaaatttcccaACGTATCATAACTCGACCAAAGCAAGATGAAAATCGAATGAGTAAAGTTAAAACATCTCAAACACAAGAGCAAACATGGAGTAAATCCGTAAAAAATCAAGCTGACGATACTGCATTTCCATTCGGGAAACATGAAGATCGTCAGTATTCTACTCTTCAATCTTCGAAACAGACACGGGATCGATCTACGGAAATTCACATTTCGAAAGCGAAGTCTCCTGATTCTTCGAGGGAAAGGAAATATTCTGATGATATAGTTTTAAGTTTACGCGATCCTGAGGAAAGAAGCGGAGGAACGCGTACAGAATTCGATCAACTGCGAAACTTACATTCTGCGCGATTGGTGCAAGattctttaaaagaaaaaaatttatccgcgTCTGATGAATGTAATCGAAAAAGAACAGAAAACAAGAATGAAGATGTAGCGGTAAATGAGGTCGACGCCGGGATTGACGTAAAATATCGAAGTATAGCTGAAACCGCTTTGAATGAGGAGATTAAGgattatcgaaaaattacTCGCCCAAACTCCACTGATCAAAGTAGCGGTAAAAATATCATCCTTCAGGGAACGCGAGCGTCATCGAACACTTCAAaggaaacaaaaaaagaatatggTATACAACATGACATAAAATCTAGAATTTCACCGCGAATCACGCCTTTAAGAAAAACtgcaaaaatttctcataatgCCGACGCCTCAAAGATTTTGCCATCACAGAGAGTTGCATCGAAAATGAATCAAAATTCCAcgtctaaatttttaataaacaccGTCAAAggacacaaaaataaaagtgcgCTAATCGCGAAAAAATCGACAAACTCATTTAATAAAgcgattgtaaaatataagatcgaAAAGTCGGAGGACACTACAAGAGagctttcaaaaatattaacattaaattgtcGAGAGAATAAATCTGAGAAAGACTTCGAAAGAATGGACTCTGTAGAATCGGCGTTAAAAAGATTTGACTCTATCGGCGTAGAATATGAACGTTCAGGCCCGACAAGGGCATCTCCAGAGATTTCCCTACAGATGATGGATGTGCAAACAAAAAGTTCTGTTAAGCAGGCAATCACTCCAGCAGGATCAACGTTAATTCCTTCTGAGATAACAGATAATACAGTTTTAAAATCGACTGCGAAATCTCCAGTCAACAAAGATCTcacaattgaaaattatctgcgtaaaaatgatttaaaaatttccagcaaaaaaatttgttcttctaaaaaattagaaaaaagaagTGGAAACACGAGCCAAAACAAGAAATCGACACAAACTCGATCACCGACGTGTAAACGACGGTTATTCGAATCTGATTCAGGAAAAGAGATTCAAGATTCAAATTACGCAAAAATgcgtaagaaagaaaattattcccCTGTAAGTTTTAGATTTCATAAGAATAAAGAGATTTCAAAGTTCAAATCTTCCAAGAAGGATGCAAAGGAATCAAAGAAATTGCAAGAAATGCCAATGTTTTCCGTAAAACCATTACGATCTATCGAGGATATTCGAAAATCAATTGATAAcgaagcaaataaaataatccctATAAAAGAATCGAGGTCAGCAATTGCAAATCGGCGTTCGGTTTCGCGACAGGATGTCGACGCGAGGAGATCGATCTCTGCAACCGATGCAGCAAAAAACGTATTTCTCGGGGACGATCCGGCGAGATTGACTAAAGCTAAATCCTGTGTATCCAGGATCATGAAAAGCCCGAGTCCTGATTCAGCTACGAGAAAGCACCACGAAACGAACACGCGAGCGACAAGAGGAAGCGCACCTTCGTCTCCTTCCAAAAGTCCCGATATTGCTTCTAAA TATGGCTCTGCAGAGCCAAAGAATCAAGAAGCGAAACCTTTGAGAAAGTCAGCGATCGCGAAAGGCACGGATTCGACCGGAAGTAAAGCGGCCACAGTCGAAGTTGTCGACACAATTGATGATGTCGCTCTCCAAAACGGCTCGCTATACGATTCTACGACAAAGAAATCTGACGCCTTTATGATCGACTTTGACGATCAATCAGCGAAAGAAGGTGACTTAGTGCCGTCGAAAAAATCGCCACAGAAGAAATCTTCTAGCAat AAGCAACAAACAGTTTCCAGTGCATCAGAACGACCAACCTCATCAGTGTCATCAAACTCCAGTGCTAGCTTAACTCATGGTCAAGTTTCTAGCACGAAAAATAAGATGACAACAAGAACTAAGGCACCCACTTCCGGTGGCTCACAAACCAAAGGACCATTTTCAGCAAGATCCACCGGAAATTCCGC GGATAATTTGGTAGCCTGTAAGATGTGCGGACGTACTTTCGCAGATGATCGAATCGGCTACCATGAAAAGGTCTGTGTGAAAGTAGTGAATACGAAGAGGAAGAAATTTGACGCAATGACGTTCCGAATCAAAGGAACTGAGCTCGAGCCTTTTGCTAAGAAAAGCTTGAATAAAAAACAGGAG ACGAAGAAACCGCAGCTGAAATCCGATTGGCGGCGCAAACACGAGGATTTCATCAACACGATACGTTCCGCCAAGCAATTGCAAGCACACATGGCAGCAGGCGGTAACTTGAAGGACTTTCCGCCACCTCCGCCCAGTGATACTAGTGATTACATCCAATGTCCGCACTGTAACAGAAAGTTCAATCAGGCTGCCGCGGAACGACACATTCCTAAATGCGAAACTATGCTTCATAATAAACCAGCGCACTTACGAGCAGCAAGACCGAGACGCTAG